From a single Mycosarcoma maydis chromosome 2, whole genome shotgun sequence genomic region:
- a CDS encoding uncharacterized protein (related to serine-protein kinase atr), with product MLASSNVSPNGALEALLRKVVGTSITNAASASVETAPQSADIQNNRSSSTALAAASQFLAEGLHHAKSTLDEQTDGQGGPHTEEEIAHTLNRLLISGVIVPLVESSSDWDHANAQNSSVGIGVRQVLDTLSRTLVASPKYLEHLFEPRDHAAATAPVSASIGAVTLDMANTTFDVWATPRLLCAAASMLASSRNATAMKDSQKAQHALDLSQQIIDHLQQLLATSTEAVGQIDNVRYVLAECLRVSVHALAQTGKTSFSSTACLPEFVIPSVPHQAPIRSSAPTLSPTVSFFRTPISDFSYRLSSRKDRPKPSGSGLAALSSLQMDAAFSFPLSGAVVGSTSVSMKPDESVINRAEALFLVSIDICIRLAKAYPVYFLDLADHSVVLFVEHLQHGWTCARQNSLFPASCMTLAANAYSIIGSHAKFLGECYSSHLVRFLQVVAEHMSSLVDVFDHLDAQDKAHSNLVHVFDSIGDCFSACALETPDPQLAIVLQPYLFLITTQIRLAARSLADSSDPMQRSAHICYVSALLFSVVSNGHCPEATLAQELGEQLTTLLRFAVDEQQAHDARKGKGHAEKLQRLYCLWRDQVHAGAPTEQHGRKNSTRDRLDRFKRRKLGNSATPTKANAVLDALLQARLSSPEFEGADIYLRELSRRRLISQSFARSAQREDSTDSDGVQSSYIDDSPAAAAQAEQEGLNTKLDSTAVAGLWKDAHSSVKASLPVSAGTLNMLCRCVEHSAVTESLPDNGDRYVVSIISHSLRSKARSSRLAANELALLYQMRLLQQRDTSNEEEWMAHFLQVPKSYENILADSNLAFGHETALIGLARLFELPVEGCQEACLLTLILHLGHPNPFIKACAYTQVVQIAAAQRCTTYQLVQKHFEKVSTSIVERFISMPDLWTSFLSLIKMNQATFFNLTKEYTLPHLITMICAGDGTAEVGTKMIELIARALGTDVPRLCHDNITPIFRSFFMRSATLRDLGLNTLVQLIGVDAASLKALLRSRQSDIVGYLVVKLGNRATRKEAYAGLEFIIETISGTAAASRSKDSLMHKSKVATFLKGEILAILTWINQELSGEHGRRTATDLAFALRSIGALVEIIGPPISAVTPQIMATLNSHLEPDALSLATLESWKIFIRTLRFDDVGPFVGQTAAALLSAWDRFNPEKKKIAISILHYLILENVSYLKNFIDDIPSLDRLDAEIPDICRGLRSERETWNTDRRFRNILDRSAHENTSICIESLRELQAFLGEERAYIESLTSGDSFSPLIGQCIRTLMHVATRSDAQHTDIRDIGFRCFGLIGAVDPDRIEHAVEEPLKIVLSNFEDSEEAIDFSIHLIRDLLVPAFRAATDTTQQNGLAYAIQELLKVAGFNSSILATGSNARTVGIKTKQRLADLPPDVVDTITPLLDSRYGAQVGKPSMRETPIYTHSRSYSDWLQSWTSRLITKTVERSDASVAVFAVAGATKSAAGIASTIFGVFRVAIRSHDVGIARHLLPHLVLHSIISGDDAEREAIVDEIQTVLRDQVESHTNYEAERKLLTAQTLFTIMDHVGVWMRRKRQDLAKTSRRPRVAQGGEEVLVIVESIMHRISQELMAQASLQCKAYSRALLNFELRVRAIRSEGKDDHHLQGYYENMHRIYAQLDEPDGMEGISTRVISPSLEHQIREHESTGRWTSAQSCWEVEIQQRPDDPELHLGLLRCLRNLGHYDTMRTHIRGVLSAHPEWEDLLDSFRVEGACILGDWDEVEARTKGSEAKSPEHSVGRALLAMRQNDAEVFGKVLVQARQDLGKPLVAAGKASYGGVYGSVLHLHMLQELEMIRSHARVHEDDRARELMGVVAPDAGSDLNRSLTARLNATLPSFRTQEPLLSLRRTAFAALLSRLGSGNEVGEAWIATAKIARRAGHIQAAYSATLQAGQNQATFAFVQRVKLLAKEDKTHEAIRDLANSLNTLTSTFKPGQLGRDSVTRLIELEKTDSTGRALRIERATFAKARLLLARLQDSTLRYTVNEILDRYKEATKEQPKSEKMWYHLGHFQDTHEGLLPNMTMQRYNVCRAFLRSAHVGTKFFYRTLPRVLTIWMDLAADEQILAHGKKSSSSDAELGQKVAAFTELNDQMTKYTRRLKPFQWLAVFPQLVARIVQKNEDAWLVLQEIILQVLLAYPQQAMWLMVAGASSKDAERKKRYGEIVHRISFKGGSSHREVSKVVSSSQRLAKELLRMCDYHVSKNETVLSIEKLFPGLLEVANTSELLLPLQSSMTVLLPSNHLISADHRPFASNLPTIMSFEDTIEVMNSLQKPLKMMIVGNDGNRYPFLCKPRDDLRKDARLMEFDSMINKLLQSQPESRKRKLYVRTYAVLILNEEHGLIEWVPHTVGFRHILTKLYNAKGVQIYTSEVKTNMDDARMARDSRTSEIIFETRVLAKFAPVFHEWFLATFPDPTAWLQARSAYARTAAVMSMVGFVLGLGDRHGENILFDSNSGDTVHVDLNCLFDKGQRFEIPERVPFRLTQNMVDAMGVTGCDGVFRKSAEITMGILRDNRDSLMSVLEAMVHDPLGEWSVPEDRHRSKGTGRKNDGRGEDPRVVEARRALDPVANKLDGRLYRLGSREPSPPFSTSNLVDALIKEATSHSNLAKMYIGWSSWL from the coding sequence ATGCTGGCTTCATCTAATGTGTCACCCAATGGTGCCCTCGAAGCTCTGCTCCGCAAAGTGGTAGgcaccagcatcaccaatgctgcttctgcttctgtgGAAACTGCTCCACAATCGGCTGACATTCAAAACAACCGAAGTTCCTCCACTGcgctcgcagcagcttcgcaGTTCCTCGCAGAGGGTCTCCACCACGCCAAATCGACGCTCGATGAACAGACAGACGGACAAGGAGGCCCTCACACTGAAGAGGAAATCGCACACACGCTCAATCGCCTTCTTATCTCGGGCGTCATTGTGCCGCTCGTCGAATCCTCATCAGACTGGGACCATGCCAACGCGCAAAATTCATCTGTAGGCATAGGCGTCCGGCAAGTCCTCGATACACTGTCTCGAACTCTCGTGGCTTCGCCAAAGTACCTCGAACATCTCTTCGAGCCACGCGATCATGCCGCTGCCACAGCTCCCGTCTCAGCTTCCATCGGCGCTGTGACGCTTGACATGGCTAACACCACCTTTGATGTATGGGCAACTCCCCGCTTACTGTGTGCAGCGGCTTCGATGCTTGCATCAAGCCGCAATGCTACAGCGATGAAAGACTCCCAAAAAGCTCAGCATGCCTTAGACCTCTCTCAACAAATCATCGACCACTTGCAGCAGTTGCTCGCAACATCGACAGAAGCCGTCGGTCAAATTGATAATGTGCGCTATGTTCTCGCCGAGTGCCTACGAGTCTCTGTTCACGCGCTCGCTCAAACCGGGAAGACTTCGTTCAGCTCCACGGCATGTCTTCCCGAATTTGTAATCCCTTCCGTACCTCACCAAGCTCCGATCCGGAGCTCTGCACCCACGCTATCACCCACAGTCTCTTTCTTTCGGACACCGATATCCGATTTCTCGTACCGCCTCTCATCGCGCAAGGATCGGCCTAAGCCTAGCGGTAGCGGCCTTGCCGCTCTCTCCTCTTTACAGATGGATGCCGCATTCTCTTTCCCCCTCAGCGGCGCTGTTGTGGGATCGACCTCAGTCTCAATGAAGCCGGATGAATCCGTCATCAATCGTGCAGAGGCTCTGTTCCTTGTCTCCATAGATATCTGTATCCGTCTGGCAAAAGCATATCCGGTCTACTTTTTGGATCTCGCAGACCACAGCGTGGTCTTGTTTGTCGAGCATCTTCAACATGGGTGGACGTGCGCCAGGCAGAATAGCCTATTTCCGGCTTCATGCATGACTTTGGCTGCAAACGCTTACAGCATCATAGGCAGCCACGCCAAGTTTCTTGGAGAATGCTATTCGAGCCACCTCGTGAGGTTCTTGCAGGTAGTCGCTGAGCACATGTCGTCTCTCGTAGATGTGTtcgaccatctcgacgccCAAGATAAAGCGCACTCTAATCTTGTGCATGTTTTCGATTCAATTGGTGATTGCTTCAGCGCTTGTGCGCTCGAGACACCGGATCCACAGCTGGCGATTGTGCTCCAGCCCTATCTCTTTTTGATCACAACTCAAATCCGGCTGGCCGCTCGTTCTCTCGCTGATTCATCGGATCCCATGCAACGGTCTGCCCACATATGCTACGTATCGGCCCTTCTGTTTTCGGTCGTTTCGAATGGGCATTGTCCCGAGGCGACACTCGCACAAGAGCTCGGCGAACAGCTCACCACTTTGCTCAGATTTGCTGTGGACGAACAACAGGCTCACGACGCACGCAAGGGTAAAGGTCACGCTGAAAAACTGCAGCGTCTTTATTGTCTCTGGCGAGACCAAGTACATGCTGGCGCTCCGACGGAGCAGCACGGACGCAAGAATTCGACTCgcgatcgtctcgatcgctTCAAGCGTCGCAAGCTCGGTAATTCAGCGACGCCAACGAAAGCCAACGCGGTTTTAGACGCCTTACTCCAGGCTAGACTCTCATCACCAGAGTTTGAAGGTGCCGACATCTATCTACGCGAGCTTTCAAGACGACGTCTGATTTCGCAGTCATTTGCTCGATCCGCTCAAAGGGAAGATTCTACTGATTCAGACGGTGTGCAAAGCTCATATATTGACGACTCTcccgcagcagcagcccaagcagagcaagaaggTTTGAACACCAAGCTTGACTCGACCGCCGTCGCTGGCCTGTGGAAAGATGCTCACAGCTCCGTCAAAGCCTCCCTTCCCGTCTCGGCCGGAACCCTCAACATGCTGTGCCGCTGCGTTGAGCACTCTGCTGTCACAGAATCGCTTCCTGACAATGGAGACAGGTATGTCGTGAGCATTATCTCGCATTCGTTGCGGTCAAAAGCTCGTAGTTCGCggctcgctgccaacgagCTAGCCCTGTTATATCAGATGAGGCtactgcagcagcgagatACAAGCAACGAGGAAGAGTGGATGGCCCACTTTCTCCAGGTGCCGAAGAGCTACGAAAACATTCTCGCCGACTCCAATTTGGCTTTTGGCCACGAGACCGCGCTGATAggcctcgctcgtctcttCGAGTTGCCGGTCGAAGGCTGTCAAGAGGCCTGCTTGCTCACGCTTATCTtgcatcttggccatcCCAATCCGTTCATCAAGGCATGCGCGTACACACAAGTTGTGCAgatcgctgctgcacagCGGTGCACGACATATCAACTGGTCCAAAAGCACTTTGAAAAGGTATCGACGTCCATTGTGGAGCGCTTTATATCGATGCCAGACCTGTGGACGAGTTTCTTGAGCCTGATCAAGATGAACCAGGCCACTTTCTTCAACCTGACCAAGGAATACACGCTGCCTCACCTCATCACCATGATATGCGCTGGTGACGGAACGGCTGAGGTGGGCACAAAGATGATCGAGCTTATCGCACGCGCTCTGGGCACCGATGTCCCTCGACTCTGTCACGACAACATTACTCCCATCTTCCGTTCCTTCTTCATGCGATCTGCCACGCTACGAGATCTGGGTCTCAACACACTTGTCCAGCTCATCGGTGTGGATGCAGCCAGCCTGAAAGCACTTCTTCGCAGTCGCCAATCCGATATTGTTGGTTATCTCGTCGTAAAGCTCGGCAATCGAGCCACACGAAAGGAGGCCTATGCAGGCCTCGAGTTCATCATCGAGACTATTAGTGgtacagctgctgccagtAGGTCCAAGGATTCGCTGATGCACAAGTCAAAAGTGGCGACTTTCCTGAAAGGCGAgatcctcgccatcctcacGTGGATCAATCAGGAGCTTTCGGGAGAGCATGGTCGGAGGACTGCCACTGATCTGGCCTTCGCTTTACGCAGCATTGGCGCCCTCGTTGAGATTATCGGACCGCCCATCAGTGCAGTCACGCCACAGATCATGGCCACGCTCAACAGTCATCTTGAGCCAGATGCGCTCAGCCTGGCCACGCTCGAAAGTTGGAAGATCTTTATCAGGACGCTGCGATTCGATGATGTCGGTCCTTTTGTCGGTCAAACCGCTGCAGCCTTGCTGTCAGCTTGGGATCGTTTCAATCcagaaaagaaaaagatCGCCATTTCAATCCTGCACTATCTCATACTAGAGAACGTTTCTTACCTCAAAAACTTTATTGACGACATTCCGAGCTTGGACCggctcgatgccgagattCCAGACATTTGCCGCGGTCTCCGTAGTGAAAGAGAGACGTGGAATACTGACCGACGCTTCCGAAACATTCTGGATCGTTCGGCTCACGAGAACACTTCGATCTGCATCGAATCGCTCAGAGAATTACAGGCCTTCCTTGGCGAAGAGCGAGCTTATATCGAGTCTCTAACATCCGGTGACTCGTTCAGTCCTCTCATCGGGCAATGCATTCGCACGCTGATGCACGTCGCAACTCGCAGCGACGCACAGCACACCGACATTCGCGATATTGGGTTTCGCTGCTTTGGGTTGATCGGCGCTGTCGACCCAGATCGAATTGAGCATGCCGTGGAAGAGCCTCTCAAGATCGTTCTGAGCAACTTCGAGGACTCGGAGGAGGCCATCGACTTTTCGATCCATCTCATCCGCGATCTGCTTGTGCctgcttttcgagcagcgacagaTACCACACAGCAAAATGGACTTGCGTATGCCATTCAAGAGCTTCTAAAGGTGGCCGGCTTCAATAGCTCCATCCTAGCCACAGGATCCAACGCAAGGACCGTGGGAATCAAGACGAAACAACGTCTTGCAGACTTGCCACCAGACGTCGTCGACACGATTACGCcgttgctcgactcgaGGTATGGCGCGCAGGTGGGAAAGCCTAGCATGCGCGAGACGCCCATCTATACGCACTCGCGCTCGTACAGCGATTGGCTGCAAAGCTGGACGAGTCGACTGATTACCAAGACGGTGGAAAGATCCGACGCCTCGGTTGCGGTGTTTGCCGTTGCTGGAGCGACCAAAAGTGCTGCAGGCATTGCGTCAACCATTTTTGGCGTTTTTCGCGTCGCTATCCGCTCGCATGACGTGGGCATTGCGCGTCATCTGCTACCGCATCTCGTACTGCACTCAATCATCTCTGGTGACGACGCAGAACGAGAAGCGATTGTCGACGAGATTCAAACGGTTCTTAGGGACCAGGTCGAGAGTCACACCAACTATGAGGCCGAAAGGAAGCTTTTGACGGCTCAGACGCTGTTTACGATCATGGATCATGTTGGAGTGTGGATGAGACGCAAACGACAGGACCTCGCCAAGACCTCACGCCGTCCCAGAGTGGCTCAGGGCGGAGAAGAAGTTTTGGTGATCGTCGAGTCGATTATGCATCGCATCTCTCAAGAGCTGATGGCACAAGCGTCACTGCAGTGCAAAGCATACTCACGAGCGCTGCTCAATTTTGAGCTGCGTGTGCGCGCTATTAGATCAGAAGGCAAGGACGACCACCACTTGCAAGGCTACTACGAGAACATGCACAGGATCTACGCCCAGCTGGACGAACCGGATGGCATGGAGGGCATCTCAACGAGGGTAATTTCTCCTTCGCTCGAGCATCAGATCCGTGAGCACGAGAGTACTGGACGATGGACCTCGGCTCAGAGCTGTTGGGAAGTTGAAATTCAGCAGCGACCCGACGACCCTGAACTGCATCTCGGCTTGCTGCGTTGCCTGCGCAATTTGGGTCACTACGATACCATGCGTACGCATATCCGTGGTGTTCTGAGTGCGCATCCCGAATGGGAGGACCTGCTCGATTCATTCCGAGTCGAAGGTGCATGTATCCTCGGCGACTGggacgaggtcgaggcaCGTACCAAAGGCAGCGAGGCTAAGAGCCCAGAGCATTCGGTTGGTCGAGCGCTACTCGCTATGCGACAgaacgatgccgaggtgTTTGGCAAGGTGCTGGTGCAAGCGCGTCAAGATCTTGGTAAGCCGCTCGTGGCTGCCGGCAAGGCGTCGTATGGGGGAGTGTACGGCTCGGTATTGCATCTGCATATGCTTCAAGAGCTAGAAATGATTCGATCACATGCGAGAGTTCACGAAGACGACCGGGCTAGAGAGCTTATGGGAGTTGTTGCGCCCGATGCTGGCTCAGATCTGAACCGATCGCTGACAGCACGACTGAATGCGACACTGCCCTCGTTCCGGACACAGGAGCCGTTGCTGAGCCTCAGAAGGACCGCGTTTGCAGCGCTGCTCTCTCGGCTAGGGTCAGGGAACGAAGTGGGCGAGGCGTGGATTGCTACGGCCAAGATCGCTCGTCGTGCAGGCCACATACAGGCAGCCTACTCTGCTACTTTGCAGGCGGGGCAGAATCAGGCTACGTTTGCGTTCGTTCAGAGggtcaagctgctcgcaaAGGAAGACAAGACGCACGAAGCGATTCGCGACTTGGCCAATTCTCTCAACACCCTGACAAGCACGTTCAAGCCCGGTCAGCTAGGCCGCGATTCCGTCACGAGGCTCATCGAGCTGGAGAAGACTGACTCGACTGGTAGAGCTTTGCGAATCGAGCGCGCCACGTTTGCCAAAGCACGTCTGTTGCTCGCGCGGCTTCAAGACTCGACGTTGCGATACACGGTCAACGAGATTTTGGACCGATACAAAGAGGCGACCAAGGAGCAGCCCAAATCGGAAAAGATGTGGTACCATCTCGGACATTTTCAGGACACACACGAAGGTCTGCTGCCCAACATGACGATGCAACGCTACAACGTGTGTCGCGCATTTCTGCGCTCAGCTCACGTGGGCACCAAGTTCTTCTATCGAACGCTGCCCAGAGTTTTGACTATTTGGATGGACCTGGCTGCGGACGAACAGATCCTCGCTCACGGCAAAaaaagcagcagcagcgatgcagaGCTTGGTCAAAAGGTGGCTGCTTTTACAGAGTTGAATGATCAGATGACAAAGTACACTCGACGACTCAAACCATTCCAATGGCTAGCTGTGTTCCCGCAGCTGGTTGCGCGCATCGTACAGAAGAACGAGGATGCATGGCTTGTGCTGCAGGAGATCATCTTGCAGGTGTTGCTGGCGTACCCGCAACAGGCCATGTGGTTAATGGTGGCTGGTGCTAGCTCGAAGGATGCCGAAAGAAAGAAACGGTATGGCGAGATCGTCCATCGAATCAGCTTCAAGGGTGGCTCGAGCCACAGAGAGGTGAGCAAGGTGGTATCGTCGTCGCAACGACTTGCCAAAGAGCTTTTGCGTATGTGCGACTATCATGTCAGCAAGAACGAAACGGTGCTCAGCATCGAAAAGCTGTTTCCGGGGCTGTTGGAGGTAGCCAATACGTCggagctgctgttgccgctgCAGAGCTCGATGACGGTGTTGCTTCCTTCGAACCACTTGATCTCGGCGGATCACCGGCCGTTTGCAAGTAACTTGCCGACGATCATGAGTTTTGAGGACACGATCGAGGTGATGAACAGTTTGCAAAAGCCGCTCAAGATGATGATCGTTGGCAACGACGGCAATCGGTATCCGTTCCTGTGCAAGCCTAGGGACGATCTGCGCAAAGATGCACGGCTGATGGAGTTTGACTCGATGAtcaacaagctgctgcagagccAGCCCGAATCGCGTAAGAGGAAGCTGTACGTGCGAACGTATGCTGTGCTGATCCTCAACGAGGAGCACGGGCTTATCGAGTGGGTACCGCACACGGTGGGGTTCCGGCACATTCTGACCAAGCTGTACAATGCCAAAGGAGTGCAGATCTACACATCGGAGGTCAAGACGAACATGGACGATGCGCGGATGGCGCGGGAttcgaggacgagcgagatCATCTTTGAGACGCGGGTGCTGGCCAAATTTGCGCCCGTGTTTCATGAATGGTTTCTGGCAACGTTCCCGGATCCGACGGCGTGGCTGCAGGCGCGATCAGCGTATGCACGGACGGCCGCCGTCATGTCGATGGTGGGCTTTGTGCTGGGTCTAGGCGATCGACACGGAGAGAATATTCTATTCGATTCCAACAGCGGCGACACGGTGCACGTCGACTTGAACTGTCTGTTTGACAAGGGACAGCGATTCGAGATCCCGGAACGAGTGCCATTCCGACTGACGCAGAACATGGTGGATGCGATGGGCGTGACGGGCTGCGACGGTGTCTTCCGCAAGAGCGCCGAGATTACGATGGGAATTCTGCGTGACAATCGCGACTCGCTGATGAGCGTGCTGGAAGCCATGGTACACGACCCGCTCGGCGAATGGAGCGTTCCTGAGGACCGACATCGAAGCAAGGGCACTGGCCGCAAGAATGATGGACGTGGCGAAGATCCGCGAGTGGTGGAAGCGCGTCGGGCGCTGGACCCAGTggccaacaagctcgatggGCGATTGTACCGGCTTGGATCGCGCGAGCCATCGCCACCATTTTCGACGAGCAACCTGGTCGACGCACTGATCAAGGAAGCCACGAGTCATTCGAACCTGGCAAAGATGTACATCGGATGGAGCAGTTGGCTCTAG